One Glycine soja cultivar W05 chromosome 7, ASM419377v2, whole genome shotgun sequence genomic window, ATAGAATTATGAGGTGGAAGCCTTATTGATGgtaatttgcaattttttcTATATTGTATTTGACACTTTCTTgatcttatttgtttataatcaCTGTGGAAATAAGGATTTCATCCATAGAATAGGTTGAACCTAGTAATAAGATGTGACATGAATTacttctctaatttttttaggcTTGTTTTAGGATTCTCGTTTAAGCAGGTGCGAGACTAAGTACATGTCTGCTTCAATGCTTAAAATTGTCGTGCATCAACCAAATGCTACAATTTCTAGCTTCTGCAGTATTTCGTTAGAAAACGAGCATATATGACACAAAATATTAAGCACATGGTAACCCTCTTGCATAATTGCCTTatgcttttaaaaaatgtcacttGGTTTCAGAATAAAGATATGGTTAAGATATTGCATACCAAACTCAACTGCACTAATAACATACAAGAGTTTTTTTCATGATGGACAATTGAACATTTTAACATGTCgccttgaaaattttattttaactgtcCTTTCTTTCTAAAGCCTCACTATATATTAACACATCTAAGAAACATGACACAGATATCAGCATGACCAAAGCCTCTTTCAGAAAATGATACAGCTATCAGCATGACCAAGCCCCTTTTAAGAaacatgttaattttatttctgtTGCCTGCGTTGCACAAGACACGCACGTCTCTTAATTGTTTAAATCGCAACAATTATATCATTTATGTACAATTGGAGTTGACGCCGTCAAGGTTTAAGTTTTAACTGTTTAATtttacaagtagtggggatttTTAACCACCACTATGtttattatctatttataaataaaaatttaaaaaattggcaGTTCGATCTTAACCgtcacttatttatttatgaaccTCAAAAACATTTCTGTCTTGGATTTTTCCTTCACAGCATCTACGGACAAAAAGACATTGCAGTGTCTTTAAATCCACTGCAAATCACAAAATGACGCACAAAAAGAATACTTACAACCCACTCTTGGCATCAATAAAGACATTGCAGCCCAATCCAAAACCAAAGACCAATAAAATGATTTGATAgtcaacaaaacataaaaatccaGTCTCTTATTCTGAACAATTGGCTTTTGAAGTGTGCTGTTTTAATTGCAATAACAGGTACCCACACCAACCTATTCACATTCCAACAGAGCTTGTAGCACACCCACCACATATTCGAGAAAAATCTCCTTAAACAAATATTGATACTGATACCATCAGATCGGCGAACACCTCGCCGCCGGTTAATCGGACAAACACGTCCACCACCTGAGGGATCGAACTTCGGTGCCATTGCACCACTGTTTTTCTCTTCACTCGAGTGGTGTGAATTAGGAAGaggatgattttttaaatttttattttcattataatttttaatttcaatttaacgGAAATGGTATAATTGTTGTATATATGCATTATTTTGTCGTGTGAAATACTACACCGGCTTTCTCATCCCGCAATTCAATTGTGTCGGCTGCTACCTGTGTCAACTATGGCAGCAACATTTCAGAACTTTATTcctactttttaattattagtagtataaattaataattatgtcAGTGTAATCTAACCATGCATCATGCACGCCTTTTTTGTGTACAAATATACCATAACAAAGTTGGTTTACATCATTTGAATGGAAAGTTAATACAGCCGCGTTAATTAagatacttttttcttttaagactaagttgttttttgttttataaataatactagaaacataattacaaattaaaaataaattgatccaAATACCCATTGAGGTTAAAAACTACGTCCAAAATTGTGATGGCATCTCCCATCTTATTAGCAAACCTGATTGTTAATTGCAATACCAGCTAGTAATCATTTGGAGAACAGAGTAATTACACAAAGATAggttaattaaacaattaataaattaaaaaacacaagctaagtggaaagaaaaaaacCGTGTTGTATTTGGGCTTGGGGCTTGGGGAGTAATTAACTTCAAGATGGATTTACATTAAGTACATGTGAATCTAAACAAACACTTATTAATTTAACTCTACTGCTCAACATGAGAAATATAAACACTCCTTAATTATCTAAACTGATGAAAATATCTAGAGGCTAGCAATAGACAATGATAAACAAGAAAGTGACATGCACAAGAGATTAAGAATCATGACTTTGGAGCCTCTCAACGACTTGACTCATGCTAGGTCTCACATCTTTCTCTTCCTCCACACATTCCAAAGCCACTGTTGTCAATATCTCCATCTGCTCCACATCATAATCTGATCCCAAAGTAGGGTCAACAATTTGTTCCACCCAACATTCCCCTTCTCTTGCCtttctccttctctccctcaCCCATGTTGCCAACCTCTCATTATGAGATTGATCAGCTCCTAATTCAGTGACTTGGACACCAATCATTGGACTCCTCCCAGTTATCATCTCCAACACAACAATTCCATAGCTATAAACATCCACCTTAGAAGTGATTTGCAAGTTGAAAACCCATTCCGGTGCCATGTAACCCCTTGTCCCTCTTATCCTAGAGAAGCTTGAGTTGTTGACATTGTTTCTATTCAATGGCTTGGACAAGCCAAAATCAGCCACCTTGGGTTGGTAATCAGAGTCAAGAAGTATGTTTTGAGGCTTTATATCACAATGCAAGATCCACTCCAAGCACTCTTCATGTAAATAGGCCAAACCCTTTGCCATTCCCACAGCAATGTTGTACCTCTTGCTCCAATCAAGTGCATTTGATGGAAGATTATGTGCCAAAGAGCCATTTTCCATGAACTCATAAACCAACATCCTATGCTTTCCTTCTACACAATACCCCCACATGCCAATTAAGTTCATGTGGTTGAGCCTTCCAATGATGCTCACTTCAGTAAGAAACTCACTCTCTCCTTGGTCTGCAAATTCGTGCAATTTTTTAATTGCTGCAATGCGTTTATCTGATAACACGCCCTTGTACACTGTCCCTCCAGCACCCCTTCCAATCTCTTCGCTGAAACCCTTTGTGGCTTGTTTCAGTTCAGAGTAAGTGTATCTTCTGAACCCAGTAGCTGCTGCAAGAACATACCCTTGTTGATCTGCACTAACCAAATGATTACTACTCCTAAATAGAAAACACCACACCATAAAAATGCACAAAACCTCAAAACCTCCCAATCCAATTGCAAACCAAAGCATGAACTTCACCGACCCGTTTTCCTTGCCCTTCACGTAAGGTCTTTCTAGTACTTTTTCTGCATTTCTCGAACAAGCCAAGTCATCGCTGTTTTGAACCCGATTCTCTTGAACATCATTCTTCGGCAAACGAAGGAAGATTTGTCCGGTGAAACCGGGCGAATGATGTCCGTTTAGCAACTGTCTCTTGGGGTAACACCAAAAGAGACCATTTTCCCTCGCAAAGGAGTACTGAAACCCCATGCACTCGCACAATCCCGAGCACAATTTCTCACATTGTTTATAAGTGTAATTTGAAAAAGATGAACCATAGTCGTATCCATAGAAATCCACTTCATAATAGGGTACAAAGCGATATTCTGTCTTGTTGTCACAAGTAGGTTGGAAATTCGGCTTGCAACCTAAAGTCCAATCTTGGCTATCAATCCAACTATACCCTTCAAGACACGAACACTTTCTACCAATTACTTGTTCATGACTGCATATACTATTGGGTCCACAAATTCCATGAATGAAACAAGGTTGTGACTTGAATTGCCCTGTTATGGACCAATTCTCTTCACCGTTTTTTCTGCTATAGACACGAACATTGCCATCGTGATCAAGGGTCAATCTTCGTTGGAGGAGTAAACCATAGTCAATTGTCTTGAAACTGAAATGATCTGAAGCACTGAATTCGCCCAAGTTGTCTAACACTGCAACTCTGCTACTGTTGTATGTGCTTCTTCCGTTGCCAAAACCAACGTTGTCGCTGACAAGCCAAGGATCTGGCCAGTAAACGCTTGAAACTTGAGGACCATCGTAGAGAATACGGAAAACGTTGTCGTTGTCGAAGTAGAGGTTGTAAAAACCAGAGGAATGGTTGCCCTCACTTCTTGAGGAAACAAGCTTCGTGAACCTGAGCGGTAACCATTAAATTTGACCACAAAGTTTACTCGtgcaaattaatttagttttgaaattataaaaatgtaaatcCATTGATTAACAGTTACTCCTATTTAAGTTATTAATGTCAGCTAAAGTAATTAATCTCACTTTCATTGATGAGGATATAAACGAATCAGATTAGTTATAAAcgtataaataacatttttttatacaaagtaTAAGAGCATGTGCAATGCAAGattaaattgtgattttagCCAATTTTTTGGTGGACTCACAATATTATATATctctgaagatttttttaaaatttttgttctgataataaaatatcaaacttATCATCTTAAaccattttttataagtttcacATTCACTTaccttctatattttttttagaatttattttaaaataactaaaactaattaataatctttttagttttttagtttTGTAGAGAGTGGCATAAAACATCATTCTTTGGATCTGTATGCAGATcttgcttgtttttttttttagaagaacatATCTCCATATCAATTATCTTGCTCCACATCAGATCTTACTAAGATTAGATCTTATATGGAAGATAAGGATCAAAGTGTGAAAACGCATATTAGAGATGTTCTACATAACATAGATTTTCTTATCAATAATTGATATAGTGAATTATTTACTTTAGAAAAGTGggatcttataaaaataaagaatttaattaaaatataatttatttttgcgcATGATAGGAGCCCATGGAATCCATGAATGCCGACAAATACTTTGAAAGAGATTGAAAATTATGTACTACTAAGAGTAATgtcataaatttattgattgatttttatgatatatccaaaaaaatgcatggtacaccaaaattaaattctaaaataattttttttaatatatttaatattgaaaatgatattttttaattttaaatataataaagagTAGTCCTTAAAATTAAGGATTGGTCCATGAAATCGGTCAATTTACTCCtaatattatcatttcaattaatttaatctttaaatttgactaacaattatataattcattCCCAATCGTACgtttcttcaaaataaaaaatcatactaaCGCCCTTAAAGTACAAAAAGTAAAGCAATCGATATTCAATGATCGATTGATAAAGTGCAACTTTTgtataattttgaaaactaaatttGACCATGCATTTAAATACTATATATCAAGCACGAGGACTGCTACTAACAAACTTTAGAACGcattcttttggacaaattatataaaatttagggattttattaattttaacaacAAGATATATAGTAGTAGTGTATTAGATAGCATATATTGATAAAATTGTTGACTAAAATATCAATTTGATTAATGAAAAATGGAAATGACTCATAGTACATACCTAGTGAAAATCTGGCCAGGAAGGAGGGTATCCGTGGGAAAACCGAAGCTCTGCCACAGAACCGCGCTTTGATTACTCTGCTCGCGGAGTACGAGGTTGCCGGTGTCGAACAAATGCAGCTCAAGCGTCTTCGAGGAGAGCGTGTTGGTGGACCAGACATCGAACTGTCCCGCGTCGGTTAAAACGAGGTTCCCCGTCTTGAGGAGCGAAAGCGTGGACCGTTTCCCGTTAACCGGTTGATCGCGGTTCGCCATCCACACAACGGTCTTTGTCGTCGCTTGCGTGGAGAACCATATCGCGAAGCAGTACGCGTTCTCCCCCACGGGGCTGAACCCTGCGGTGAAGGTTCCCTTCGGCGACGAGACTATGACGTCATCTTCGGGGTTCTCCACGGAGAGGGGGAGGGAGGAGGAACGGTGGAAGTGGaagtggaagaggaagaagatgaggagaaaGGGTATTAAGGTTGGTGAAGATGCCATGTTTGCATTCatatgaagagagagagagatagagatatgtgataaattgtattatttatataGCATAGCATGATATGGTGAAAAAAGCCACTAGTATGCATGGACATTACATGTGGGTCATTGCGGCCTTCGTGGGTCGTGGCTTCATCTTCTCGTTTCACATtcgtatttttaatttagaaataacgTAACTTTGAggaccaaaataataaataaaggttaATGTTCTACACTAACTAACCAATCTGATATTCTCGTGAGGATTTTTATACCCTTAACCCATAAGCAATAGTAACCGTTAATGATGTGCATGAGATCTCGAAGCAACATATAAGTTAAACATGATAGATCCTCGATCACAGGAATATTTATGTTACACAGTCCCTCAATTCTCAGTGCGTAAGTGCAAGCGATTAAAGTATGAAGACAGGATTGACTCATGTTGAAGGGATACAAATGTTAAagacttaaataattttttaaaaaatgtcagaggcttatttaaattattgttaattttagaaactaaaatgataataaatatagATTTAGAGACTAAATTGATCATTTACTTTAGTTTTTTAACTCATTTGTGTAGCATTCTTAATTAGAGAAACactaattaataacatttttaagatattttttaagagaaatactTCTAATACACTTAtgattaactaaaatttattaaaaattattaatttttataggtATTACTTCTTATTTAACTATTCTTTCTTAGTTTAGATGTGAGACccactaaaattaataatttttaaaaaacttccaTCAATAATAGAGTATTAGAAAGAAAGAGTGGgttagtatttttctttttttaatacattctatattattattgattcaaatttattaggaattataaatttgttttttatgtctcacatcttatttaaaaaaagagtaTATGATATCTTAATTATATGcttaaatttattctaaataatGGACGtgagtcttttatttttattttattcatctaAATTTATTACGAAACATTTAGTGTGGAATTGTTTTAGCTCAATAATAAATTTCGAATTCAGGATTTGTatataaaattgtgttaaattatcttttataaaaaaatatgcaaactCTATAAAAGAACGTGATATAACATTGTTAACATTTTTCAATTAGTACTAAATAGTATGAAGAATTTATTACCTATATACGATTTATACGAATGCAGAGAAATGGGTTTTGTAGTTTATTAataagttaaataatttaaaaattaaaaacagtgAAGCAGAAATCAATCACGTAATTTCGTGTGGCAGATTTCGTAGAATAATTTCTATACCAACTagcattttggtttttttattaattagaattttggTTTTAACCCATGTGGATATAGACGTGGATGCCGTAAACTACTAGGACTTCAAGAAGCACAGTTTccaattaaagaaaatagtgTTTCGTAGAATAATTTCTATACCAACTagcattttgtttttgttttttttttaattagcattTTGGTTTTAACCCATGTGAATATCGACGTGGATGCCGGGTACGACTAGGACTTGAAAGTTCAAGAAACACGGTTTCTAATAGTACTGATAAGATCGAATGCGCGCGAAAATAGTAAGTAGAAACACGAAGTCAAACGGTGAATGAGTTGTTTACTTATGTtagttaaaagactaaaaataaacttcttttattataaaaggTTACTTATTGATATACttagtgttaatttttttacacccaTAAATTCTAAACACTTAAttgataatctttttttattgtcttttcaTGTATcatacttatatttttctttcttttttttctttctctcaagATGTCAAAAAATTTGGTtggcaaaaatatatttttttcatacttttattgtaattctaaatatatttttaacatgagttttttaggaaaaaaaagaaaaaaaattaggtatTGCCTAGCACTTGAATCATGTGAAGTTATTCACCTGACCCCGTAATAATCTTTGATTCTACATACTCCAACAATTGTGATTAAATACtttgaaagaataatttttctGTCCATAATGAATCAATCGTGCTCAAATAGGATTAAGGATTATATCTAGTTAAGATACTTGTgatctaaataaaaataaataaacaaattagaTCCTGAAAACTTATTAAGACAATGACATGTTTCAAAACtcataatatttataaactaaTAAAGTCTTTACATCAACATTCAAATTATGTCCTACCGGGATATAAGTTTGAAccttaacataatttataattatttcgcGTATTTCTTTAActtagtaaaaattaatttgtgtaCTTAAATAGAGTATTATCCTTCTCCATGCGATCATTAAATTCACACCATTGAGATTGCAAGATTTCAATTCTCCAATGCCCTGCCCTGATCTCATAAGAGTAAAGCATCTAAGATGAAGCTTCTTTAAGATCATAACTAAGACTTCACGCTTGATGCTTGCATAGGCATAATAAACTTTGTAGGGTCCAAGAATAATAATCACATCATATGATTAACAAAATGTGAACATTAAACACAAGAAATGCCATATATCTTAGCATGCAAGCAATGAAGTATGAATGCTACATGCTTGATTTTGGCAACTGCTAACAATAACCTAATGGACTATATATAACTACGGGGCTTCTAACAAGGTAACGTAGGCTTCTCCAAATAAGAGAACCTGACATAATTTCCATGCTTGCCATAGGTTTTGCTTTCACCACTACCTTGGAGCTCTTCTTTTGTGGAGTGTGAGAGAAAATGAGGCTAGTAGGCTTCACTGTGATTTCTACTCCTTTGAGAGATTTGATGGTGGCATTGAAGATGGTTGGAGTAGGACCAACATTGGTAACTCTTCTCCTGAAAACTCCTATTATTGTGCTTGTGTTGTTTTGCACACTTAGTTGCATGGTGGGATAGTTGATAGCCTCATGGCCAAGCCCTGGAAGCAAATAGGTGTAGTTCATAGGAGAGCCAACTAACATTGATAGAGAGGAACCATTATAGCCCTCATGGCATAAGAACTGGATATATGCAAAGTTATCCATGTCATAGATTGAACTAGGGCTCAGAGCTCTTGTAGGGTGCACTTGACCAGCAAATTCTACCTTCTTGTTAACTCTATGGCTCATTGGTTTAGgcttaatatgtttttagtccttgatatatacatgtttttggtatttggtccctaataaatttttgcttCGAGATGGGTTCCtaatatttgaaaacttttatCCGAGATCCTTGCCGTTAGTCAGAATCTATTATCTACTTACGTGAATGTTAATCGAACATGTATGCATGTGACATGTGGTGTCACGTGTAATATTTGTCTAAATGGGATTAcacgtaggaaatttttttaaaaaaaatcgtttAACGTTAAACGACATTACCTCTGAAATTCACACTTTACCGCACCCTGTGACTCTGCATGGGTTTGGAAAAACCTTCTAGAATATTCTTCCATGGAGGTTATCAGAGTTCTAGTGGCGACAATCACGATGGTGGTTCTAGCGACAGTGCTTCCAACGGACGTCGGCAACGGACGTCGGCAACGACAATTGAGTATTCGCGCTGTGCTCAAGCACGCGAGTGCAAAGATTCGACAGATTCACATTTAGAATCATGTTCGCTCCAAAGGACAAGTTCttctacaacaacaacatcgaCAACATTCAGTTGTCGTCATGCGATATGAGACTCTCGCTCTCCAATGCGAACTCTCAAATCTTTGTCTTCAGACC contains:
- the LOC114418511 gene encoding putative receptor protein kinase ZmPK1, with the protein product MNANMASSPTLIPFLLIFFLFHFHFHRSSSLPLSVENPEDDVIVSSPKGTFTAGFSPVGENAYCFAIWFSTQATTKTVVWMANRDQPVNGKRSTLSLLKTGNLVLTDAGQFDVWSTNTLSSKTLELHLFDTGNLVLREQSNQSAVLWQSFGFPTDTLLPGQIFTRFTKLVSSRSEGNHSSGFYNLYFDNDNVFRILYDGPQVSSVYWPDPWLVSDNVGFGNGRSTYNSSRVAVLDNLGEFSASDHFSFKTIDYGLLLQRRLTLDHDGNVRVYSRKNGEENWSITGQFKSQPCFIHGICGPNSICSHEQVIGRKCSCLEGYSWIDSQDWTLGCKPNFQPTCDNKTEYRFVPYYEVDFYGYDYGSSFSNYTYKQCEKLCSGLCECMGFQYSFARENGLFWCYPKRQLLNGHHSPGFTGQIFLRLPKNDVQENRVQNSDDLACSRNAEKVLERPYVKGKENGSVKFMLWFAIGLGGFEVLCIFMVWCFLFRSSNHLVSADQQGYVLAAATGFRRYTYSELKQATKGFSEEIGRGAGGTVYKGVLSDKRIAAIKKLHEFADQGESEFLTEVSIIGRLNHMNLIGMWGYCVEGKHRMLVYEFMENGSLAHNLPSNALDWSKRYNIAVGMAKGLAYLHEECLEWILHCDIKPQNILLDSDYQPKVADFGLSKPLNRNNVNNSSFSRIRGTRGYMAPEWVFNLQITSKVDVYSYGIVVLEMITGRSPMIGVQVTELGADQSHNERLATWVRERRRKAREGECWVEQIVDPTLGSDYDVEQMEILTTVALECVEEEKDVRPSMSQVVERLQSHDS